One genomic region from Solwaraspora sp. WMMD792 encodes:
- a CDS encoding SDR family NAD(P)-dependent oxidoreductase — MTVDDVRPLGESAPAGVDPAQLAVCLDVIEALSALPSDHPDVVRVQRATAKLYKSVKRQRRAERRDAVLSADRAVTAATATGAPGRIDDETRGIPLVSSTVGATAGILRQPRACYICKERYREVDAFYHQLCPPCAKLNHERRDARTDLTGRRALLTGGRAKIGMYIALRLLRDGAHTTITTRFPQDAARRFAAMDDSDQWLHRLRIVGVDLRDPAQVIAVADSVAAQGPLDILINNAAQTVRRSAGAYAQLVAAESAPLPDGPLPEIVSFASVGGRGTAATAIAGPSQPSAITPQALTALALTSGSATPDRIALATAIDAGGLVPDLDPVNSWVQRVHEVDAVELLEVQLCNSVAPFILISRLRPAMAAAPARRKYVVNVSAMEGVFSRGYKGPGHPHTNMAKAALNMLTRTSAREMLTDGILMTAVDTGWITDERPHPTKMRLADEGFHAPLDLVDGAARVYDPIVRGEQGEDLFGCFLKDYAPAAW; from the coding sequence ATGACGGTGGACGACGTACGGCCGCTTGGTGAGTCGGCCCCGGCCGGGGTCGACCCGGCGCAGCTGGCGGTCTGCCTCGATGTCATCGAGGCGCTGTCGGCGCTGCCGTCCGATCATCCGGACGTGGTACGGGTGCAGCGGGCCACCGCGAAGCTGTACAAGTCGGTGAAGCGCCAGCGGCGGGCCGAGCGCCGCGACGCCGTCCTCTCCGCCGACCGGGCCGTCACCGCCGCGACCGCGACCGGGGCACCCGGGCGCATCGACGACGAGACCAGGGGCATCCCGCTGGTGTCGTCGACCGTCGGCGCCACCGCCGGCATCCTGCGCCAGCCCCGCGCCTGCTACATCTGCAAGGAGCGTTACCGCGAGGTGGACGCGTTCTACCACCAGCTCTGCCCGCCGTGCGCCAAGCTCAACCACGAGCGCCGGGACGCCCGTACCGACCTGACCGGCCGCCGGGCGCTGCTCACCGGCGGCCGGGCCAAGATCGGCATGTACATCGCGCTGCGGCTGCTGCGCGACGGCGCGCACACCACGATCACCACCCGGTTCCCGCAGGACGCCGCCCGCCGGTTCGCCGCCATGGACGACAGCGACCAGTGGCTGCACCGGCTGCGGATCGTCGGCGTCGACCTGCGCGACCCGGCCCAGGTGATCGCGGTCGCCGATTCGGTGGCCGCGCAGGGTCCGCTGGACATCCTGATCAACAACGCGGCGCAGACCGTCCGGCGCAGCGCCGGCGCGTACGCCCAACTGGTCGCCGCGGAGTCGGCGCCGCTGCCCGACGGGCCGCTGCCGGAGATCGTCAGTTTCGCCTCGGTCGGTGGCCGGGGCACCGCCGCGACGGCGATCGCCGGACCGTCGCAGCCGTCGGCGATCACCCCGCAGGCGCTCACCGCGTTGGCGTTGACCAGTGGCTCGGCCACCCCGGACCGGATCGCCCTGGCCACCGCGATCGACGCCGGTGGGCTGGTGCCGGACCTCGACCCGGTGAACAGCTGGGTGCAGCGGGTGCACGAGGTCGACGCGGTGGAGCTGCTGGAGGTGCAGCTGTGCAACTCCGTCGCCCCGTTCATCCTGATCAGCCGGCTACGTCCGGCGATGGCCGCCGCGCCGGCCCGGCGCAAATACGTGGTGAACGTGTCGGCGATGGAGGGAGTGTTCAGCCGCGGCTACAAAGGGCCCGGTCACCCGCACACCAACATGGCCAAGGCCGCGCTGAACATGCTGACCCGCACCAGCGCGCGGGAGATGCTGACCGATGGCATCCTGATGACCGCCGTCGACACCGGCTGGATCACCGACGAACGGCCGCACCCGACGAAGATGCGGCTGGCCGACGAGGGCTTCCACGCGCCGCTGGACCTGGTCGACGGCGCGGCCCGGGTGTACGACCCGATCGTCCGTGGTGAGCAGGGCGAGGACCTGTTCGGCTGCTTCCTGAAGGACTACGCGCCGGCCGCCTGGTAG
- a CDS encoding RNA polymerase sigma factor: MRRSLDALDEGELLRRIARGDRRAFDELYRRTSPWLTARLRRRCADDDMVAEVLQDTYLAVWRSAGSQAQDAAKGSAVGWLWTIAARRLVDAFRARARRERVPAVQTAATVAPAAEDEALAGRMNADLEQALLALPANLRQVLRAMVLDGLTTRETSVLLGMPEGTVKTYARRARIALREALS; encoded by the coding sequence GTGAGACGGAGCTTGGACGCACTCGACGAGGGTGAGCTGCTGCGCCGCATCGCCCGGGGCGATCGGCGGGCCTTCGACGAGCTGTACCGCCGGACGTCGCCCTGGTTGACCGCGCGGCTACGCCGCAGGTGCGCCGACGACGACATGGTCGCCGAAGTGCTGCAGGACACCTACCTGGCGGTATGGCGCTCGGCCGGCAGCCAGGCCCAGGACGCGGCGAAGGGCAGCGCGGTCGGCTGGCTGTGGACCATCGCCGCCCGCCGGCTGGTCGACGCGTTCCGCGCCCGGGCCCGCCGGGAACGGGTCCCGGCGGTGCAGACCGCCGCCACCGTCGCCCCGGCCGCCGAGGACGAGGCGCTGGCCGGCCGGATGAACGCCGACCTGGAACAGGCGCTGCTGGCCCTGCCGGCCAACCTGCGGCAGGTACTGCGCGCCATGGTGCTCGACGGTCTGACCACCCGGGAGACGTCGGTGCTGCTCGGCATGCCGGAAGGAACCGTGAAGACGTACGCGCGGCGGGCCCGGATCGCGCTACGGGAGGCGTTGTCATGA